The following proteins come from a genomic window of Nostoc sp. ATCC 53789:
- a CDS encoding LON peptidase substrate-binding domain-containing protein has product MTSSSKIAVRELPLFPLPEVVLFPTRPLPLHIFEFRYRIMMNTILESDRRFGVLMFDPVKGTIANTGCCAEIVHHQRLPDDRIKMLTLGQQRFRVLEYVREKPYRVGLVEWIEDQPPTKDLHPLSTEVEQLLRDVVRLSGKLTEQNIELPEDLPDLPTELSYWVASNLYGVAAEQQLLLEMQDTATRLEREAEILTSTRNHLAARAVLKDTFNEK; this is encoded by the coding sequence ATGACATCATCTTCTAAAATTGCAGTTCGTGAACTACCTCTGTTCCCGTTACCCGAAGTAGTTCTGTTTCCTACTAGACCATTACCTTTACACATCTTTGAATTTCGCTACCGAATCATGATGAACACGATTTTGGAGAGCGATCGCAGATTCGGTGTTTTGATGTTCGATCCAGTCAAAGGTACAATTGCAAACACTGGTTGTTGTGCAGAAATTGTTCATCACCAACGGCTGCCAGATGATCGAATCAAGATGTTGACATTAGGGCAGCAAAGATTTCGTGTATTAGAGTATGTTCGTGAAAAGCCATATCGCGTTGGCTTAGTTGAGTGGATTGAAGACCAACCACCAACTAAAGATTTACATCCTTTGTCAACTGAGGTAGAACAACTACTGCGAGATGTTGTGCGTCTATCAGGTAAATTAACCGAACAAAATATCGAATTGCCAGAAGATTTGCCCGATCTACCAACAGAACTATCTTATTGGGTAGCCAGTAATCTTTACGGTGTCGCCGCAGAGCAACAGTTATTGCTAGAAATGCAAGATACTGCAACTCGTCTAGAGCGAGAAGCAGAAATTTTAACTTCTACTCGTAATCATTTGGCAGCTCGTGCTGTTCTCAAAGACACCTTTAATGAAAAGTGA
- the rpsJ gene encoding 30S ribosomal protein S10, translated as MATLQQQKIRIRLQAFDRRLLDTSCEKIVDTANRTNATAIGPIPLPTKRRIYCVLRSPHVDKDSREHFETRTHRRIIDIYQPSSKTIDALMKLDLPSGVDIEVKL; from the coding sequence ATGGCAACTCTACAGCAGCAGAAAATTAGAATTCGCTTACAGGCTTTTGACCGACGCTTATTAGATACATCTTGCGAGAAGATTGTAGATACAGCTAACCGCACCAACGCTACAGCCATAGGCCCAATTCCTTTACCCACAAAACGCCGGATCTATTGTGTGCTGCGATCGCCTCACGTAGATAAAGATTCACGGGAACACTTTGAAACCCGTACCCATCGCCGGATTATTGACATTTACCAGCCCTCTTCTAAGACTATAGATGCCCTGATGAAATTGGATCTACCATCGGGTGTGGATATTGAAGTAAAACTTTAA
- a CDS encoding Rne/Rng family ribonuclease, whose translation MPKQIIIAEQHQIAAVFSEDQIQELVVATGHHQIGDIYLGVVENVLPGIDAAFVNIGDPERNGFIHVTDLGPLKLKRTAAAITELLAPQQKVLVQVMKEPTGTKGPRLTGNITLPGRYVVLMPYGRGVNLSRRIKSESERNRLRALAILVKPAGMGLLVRTEAEGKPEEAIMEDLELLQKQWEAIQQEAHSTRAPALLNRDDDFIQRVLRDMYGADVNRIVVDSSTGLKRVKQYLQNWSGGQTPQGLLIDHHRDRSPILEYFRISAAIREALKPRVDLPSGGYIIIEPTEALTVIDVNSGSFTRSATARETVLWTNCEAATEIARQLRLRNIAGVIVVDFIDMESRRDQLQVLEHFNKGLKADKARPQIAQLTELGLVELTRKRQGQNIYELFGETCPTCGGLGHTVRLPGELENRLPIPAETPERERFVSLPHREPRQPSARVPEPRETYDGFGEAFDGDSESTNLNLINHPSYQELNDNKRRTRTRRSRIGINGLNGKDESRVIANPLAFVNEPDLDLDVEPELGVTPEIPSPTLGKPGWNERVERTVERAKVIKAEPVKPVVEPPEIRTVEMSLQEQDMFALMGISPLVKLEQEVKNTKSVIINVIQPGQVRTNPTESISESPIAQKVIPEVVATKSPIPKVIEPEQKSLIEETAEPAELTANPSESLSAKASVKAIADESDSSSAANAIADESDANSAATASRRRRRRSSAIEDN comes from the coding sequence ATGCCAAAACAAATTATCATCGCGGAGCAGCACCAAATTGCTGCTGTCTTTTCCGAAGATCAAATACAGGAACTCGTTGTTGCTACCGGTCATCATCAAATAGGTGATATCTACTTAGGAGTAGTAGAAAACGTATTGCCTGGGATAGATGCCGCTTTTGTGAATATTGGCGACCCAGAGCGCAACGGTTTTATTCACGTCACCGACTTGGGCCCATTGAAACTCAAGCGTACCGCAGCAGCCATTACAGAACTATTAGCACCACAGCAGAAAGTTTTGGTGCAAGTAATGAAGGAGCCAACGGGAACAAAAGGGCCCAGGCTCACGGGTAATATCACCTTACCCGGACGCTACGTAGTACTAATGCCTTATGGTAGGGGCGTAAATTTATCCCGACGAATTAAAAGTGAAAGTGAGCGCAACCGCTTACGGGCACTAGCGATTTTGGTTAAACCGGCGGGAATGGGTTTGCTCGTGCGTACAGAAGCCGAAGGCAAACCAGAAGAAGCGATTATGGAAGATTTGGAGTTGCTGCAAAAGCAATGGGAGGCGATTCAGCAGGAAGCGCATTCTACCCGTGCCCCAGCACTGCTCAACCGAGACGATGATTTCATTCAGCGCGTATTGCGGGATATGTACGGCGCGGATGTCAATCGGATTGTCGTAGATTCCAGTACTGGTTTGAAGCGCGTGAAGCAGTACTTGCAGAATTGGAGTGGCGGTCAAACACCGCAAGGATTGTTGATTGACCATCACCGCGATCGCTCCCCAATTTTAGAGTATTTCCGGATCAGTGCTGCCATTCGAGAAGCCCTAAAACCAAGAGTAGACCTACCTTCTGGAGGCTACATCATCATCGAGCCGACTGAGGCATTAACCGTAATTGATGTTAACTCAGGTTCCTTCACGCGATCGGCAACAGCCAGAGAAACAGTTTTATGGACAAACTGCGAAGCTGCAACAGAAATTGCTCGCCAGTTGCGTCTGCGGAATATTGCCGGAGTGATTGTCGTTGATTTCATTGATATGGAATCCCGACGTGACCAACTGCAAGTTCTCGAACACTTTAATAAAGGACTCAAAGCAGACAAAGCTCGTCCCCAGATTGCTCAACTTACGGAACTGGGTTTAGTAGAACTGACCCGCAAACGTCAGGGTCAAAATATTTACGAATTATTTGGTGAAACTTGTCCCACTTGTGGCGGTTTAGGGCATACTGTGCGTCTGCCTGGAGAACTTGAAAATCGATTACCAATACCAGCAGAAACACCAGAACGTGAGCGTTTTGTATCTCTACCTCACCGAGAACCACGCCAGCCATCTGCCCGCGTCCCGGAACCACGAGAAACTTATGACGGGTTTGGGGAAGCATTTGACGGCGACTCGGAATCGACTAACCTAAATCTGATTAATCATCCTAGTTATCAAGAACTTAATGATAATAAGCGTCGTACCCGCACTCGCCGCAGTCGAATTGGCATCAATGGGTTAAACGGGAAAGATGAATCTCGGGTTATTGCCAATCCATTAGCTTTTGTCAACGAACCAGATTTAGACCTTGATGTAGAACCAGAATTAGGAGTTACACCAGAAATTCCCTCACCCACACTTGGTAAACCAGGTTGGAATGAAAGAGTAGAGCGCACTGTAGAGCGCGCTAAAGTTATCAAGGCAGAACCAGTTAAACCAGTGGTAGAACCACCGGAGATTAGAACTGTAGAAATGAGTCTCCAGGAACAGGATATGTTTGCCTTGATGGGAATATCTCCCTTGGTGAAGTTAGAGCAAGAGGTTAAAAATACCAAATCTGTGATTATTAACGTGATTCAGCCCGGTCAAGTGCGAACGAATCCAACTGAATCCATCTCAGAATCACCTATTGCCCAAAAAGTAATACCGGAAGTAGTTGCAACCAAGTCACCAATACCAAAAGTTATTGAGCCAGAACAAAAATCTTTGATAGAAGAGACAGCTGAACCAGCTGAGTTGACTGCCAATCCTTCGGAAAGCTTGTCTGCAAAAGCCTCCGTCAAAGCGATCGCAGATGAAAGTGATTCAAGCAGCGCTGCCAACGCGATCGCAGATGAAAGTGATGCAAACAGCGCCGCCACTGCTAGCCGCCGTCGCCGCCGTCGTTCCTCAGCTATCGAGGATAATTAA
- the rpsG gene encoding 30S ribosomal protein S7 has protein sequence MSRRGVIQRRPVPSDSVYNSRLVSMIIRRIMRHGKKSLAARIVYEALKTIEERTGNGALETFERAVRNATPLVEVKARRVGGATYQVPMEVRSERGTTLALRWLVQYSRSRPGRTMASKLANELMDAANETGNAIRKREETHRMAEANKAFAHYRY, from the coding sequence ATGTCTCGTCGTGGTGTTATTCAAAGGCGCCCAGTTCCGTCTGACTCTGTATATAACAGTCGCCTTGTGAGCATGATTATCAGGCGGATCATGCGTCATGGCAAGAAATCACTTGCCGCACGAATTGTTTATGAAGCATTGAAAACTATTGAGGAACGCACTGGAAATGGTGCTTTAGAAACCTTTGAAAGAGCAGTGCGAAATGCCACACCTTTAGTAGAGGTGAAAGCTAGACGAGTAGGTGGAGCAACCTACCAAGTACCAATGGAAGTGCGTTCAGAACGGGGCACTACCTTAGCACTGCGTTGGTTAGTGCAATATTCCCGGTCTAGACCAGGCCGGACAATGGCAAGCAAATTGGCAAATGAGTTAATGGATGCTGCTAACGAAACTGGCAATGCGATTCGGAAACGCGAAGAAACGCACCGGATGGCGGAAGCTAACAAAGCATTTGCCCACTATCGTTATTAA
- the fusA gene encoding elongation factor G, whose product MARTIPLEKVRNIGIAAHIDAGKTTTTERILFYSGIIHKIGEVHEGTAVTDWMEQERERGITITAAAISTSWKDHQINIIDTPGHVDFTIEVERSMRVLDGVIAVFCSVGGVQPQSETVWRQAERYKVPRIAFINKMDRTGANFYKVHEQIRDRLRANAIAIQLPIGSENDFQGIVDLVRQRAYIYANDQGTDIQETDIPEELQAQVDEFRTKLIEAAAETDDALMAKYFEGEELTEQEIRTALRKGTIAGTIVPVLCGSAFKNKGVQLMLDAVVDYLPAPSEVPPIQGLLPNGDTIERRADDNEPLAALAFKIMADPYGRLTFVRVYSGVLKKGSYVLNASKNKKERISRLVLMKADDRQDVDELRAGDLGAALGLKDTLTGDTLCDDGSPVILESLFIPEPVISVAVEPKTKNDMDKLSKALQSLSEEDPTFRVRVDPETNQTVIAGMGELHLEILVDRMLREFKVEANVGAPQVAYRETIRKAVNKVEGKFIRQSGGKGQYGHVVINLEPGEPGTGFEFVSKIAGGTVPKEYVGPAEQGMKESCESGVLAGYPLIDVKATLIDGSYHDVDSSEMAFKIAGSMAMKEAVLKASPVILEPMMKVEVEVPEDYMGNVIGDLNTRRGQIESQSTEKGLAKVTSKVPLASMFGYATDIRSKTQGRGTFTMEFSHYEEVPRSVAETIIAKSKGNA is encoded by the coding sequence GTGGCACGCACGATCCCGCTAGAGAAAGTACGCAACATTGGTATTGCGGCGCATATAGATGCGGGCAAAACAACAACAACAGAGAGAATATTATTTTACTCTGGGATAATTCATAAAATTGGCGAAGTTCATGAAGGAACTGCCGTCACAGACTGGATGGAGCAAGAGCGGGAACGGGGAATTACCATTACTGCTGCTGCTATTAGTACCAGTTGGAAAGATCATCAAATTAACATTATCGATACTCCAGGTCACGTAGACTTCACAATTGAAGTTGAGCGTTCCATGCGCGTGTTGGATGGTGTAATCGCAGTATTTTGTTCTGTGGGCGGCGTGCAACCGCAGTCTGAGACAGTGTGGCGACAAGCAGAACGCTACAAAGTTCCTCGGATAGCCTTTATCAACAAGATGGATCGCACCGGAGCGAACTTTTATAAAGTTCACGAGCAAATCCGCGATCGCCTGCGGGCAAATGCGATCGCCATTCAACTACCAATTGGTAGTGAAAATGACTTCCAAGGTATCGTTGACCTAGTACGGCAACGTGCGTATATTTACGCCAACGACCAAGGAACCGATATCCAGGAAACCGATATCCCGGAAGAATTGCAAGCGCAGGTAGACGAATTCCGCACTAAGCTCATAGAAGCTGCGGCAGAAACCGATGATGCTCTGATGGCTAAGTACTTCGAGGGCGAAGAACTTACAGAACAGGAAATTAGGACTGCTCTGCGTAAAGGCACAATTGCGGGGACAATTGTACCAGTACTTTGCGGTTCAGCATTCAAAAACAAAGGCGTGCAGTTGATGCTGGATGCCGTTGTAGATTACCTGCCAGCGCCAAGTGAAGTACCGCCAATTCAAGGCTTACTGCCCAATGGCGATACTATTGAGCGGCGGGCTGATGACAACGAACCCTTAGCAGCTCTGGCATTCAAGATTATGGCTGACCCTTACGGTCGCCTGACATTTGTTCGCGTTTATTCTGGTGTCCTAAAAAAGGGCAGCTACGTTCTCAACGCTAGTAAGAATAAAAAAGAACGGATTTCCCGCTTAGTCCTCATGAAGGCAGACGATCGGCAAGATGTCGATGAACTGCGAGCAGGTGATTTGGGAGCAGCTCTGGGTTTGAAAGACACCTTAACAGGTGACACGCTCTGTGATGATGGATCGCCAGTAATTCTGGAATCCCTATTCATTCCTGAGCCTGTGATCTCGGTGGCGGTTGAACCCAAAACCAAGAACGATATGGACAAATTGTCCAAAGCTCTGCAATCTCTCTCAGAAGAAGACCCCACCTTCCGTGTTCGCGTCGATCCCGAAACAAATCAGACCGTGATCGCAGGAATGGGAGAGCTACACCTAGAAATTCTAGTAGACCGGATGTTACGAGAATTCAAGGTGGAAGCGAATGTAGGTGCGCCACAAGTAGCTTACCGAGAAACAATTCGGAAAGCTGTGAACAAAGTTGAGGGCAAATTCATCCGCCAAAGTGGTGGTAAAGGTCAATATGGTCACGTTGTGATCAATTTGGAGCCTGGAGAACCCGGTACTGGCTTTGAATTCGTTTCCAAAATTGCTGGCGGTACAGTACCTAAAGAGTACGTTGGCCCCGCAGAACAAGGGATGAAAGAAAGCTGTGAATCCGGTGTTCTAGCTGGATATCCTTTGATTGACGTTAAAGCGACACTAATTGATGGGTCATACCATGATGTAGACTCTTCAGAAATGGCTTTCAAAATCGCTGGCTCAATGGCGATGAAAGAGGCTGTGCTGAAAGCTTCACCTGTCATCTTAGAACCTATGATGAAAGTTGAAGTTGAAGTTCCTGAAGACTATATGGGGAACGTGATTGGCGACCTCAACACCCGCCGAGGGCAGATTGAAAGCCAAAGCACCGAAAAGGGACTCGCTAAGGTAACATCCAAAGTTCCACTGGCGAGTATGTTTGGCTACGCCACTGATATCCGGTCAAAAACGCAAGGTCGGGGTACCTTCACGATGGAGTTCAGCCACTACGAAGAGGTGCCTCGCAGCGTAGCTGAAACTATCATTGCAAAAAGCAAAGGGAACGCTTAG
- a CDS encoding ribonuclease HII — MVETSPTPLEQSNWLEFSTLSGIPGLVAGVDEVGRGALFGPVVAAAVILPDHALPILMAAKIKDSKKLSSSRRTQLAQQICGLAIDWKIGFASTAEIDKINILQATLLAMKRAVLKLKVQPAICLVDGNQSIKDLLLPQQTIIKGDERSLAIASASIVAKVWRDDLVLRLALKYPMYNLERNKGYGSQRHLLALQQYGPSPLHRQSFRPCQIKVLNAE; from the coding sequence ATGGTAGAAACATCACCAACGCCCTTGGAACAATCCAATTGGCTGGAGTTTTCTACCTTGTCAGGGATTCCAGGATTGGTTGCAGGTGTGGATGAAGTAGGGCGAGGCGCTCTATTTGGCCCGGTGGTGGCGGCAGCAGTGATCCTACCAGATCATGCTTTGCCAATACTGATGGCAGCTAAAATTAAAGACAGTAAAAAGTTGTCTAGTTCTCGGAGAACTCAGCTAGCACAGCAAATTTGTGGGCTGGCTATAGACTGGAAAATTGGGTTTGCTTCTACTGCCGAAATTGACAAGATAAATATTTTGCAAGCGACACTATTAGCAATGAAGCGGGCTGTACTGAAGTTAAAGGTACAGCCTGCAATCTGCTTGGTTGATGGCAATCAGTCAATCAAAGACTTGCTATTGCCACAACAAACAATAATTAAGGGAGATGAGCGATCGCTCGCTATTGCCTCTGCTAGTATTGTTGCCAAGGTTTGGCGTGATGATTTGGTACTGCGTCTAGCATTGAAATACCCTATGTACAACCTAGAGCGTAACAAGGGCTATGGTAGTCAACGTCATTTGCTGGCTCTGCAACAATATGGGCCATCGCCCCTACATCGTCAGTCTTTTCGTCCTTGCCAAATCAAAGTACTGAACGCTGAGTGA
- a CDS encoding DUF1997 domain-containing protein — translation MATRFTASQSVEIAVPEQPIHIQHYLRQPQRLVKALADNTRTQQLSEEVFRLKMRPLTFMSLSIQPTVDMRVWAESNGIIYLRSLGCEILGFEYINQRFALNLKGHLSPKEFSTGTRLQGRADLEVLVDLPPPFSFTPKPILEATGNGLLKSVLLSVKQRLLNQLLTDYRYWVISQTKDRRLDSDSTELPILNAE, via the coding sequence ATGGCTACCCGGTTTACTGCCTCCCAATCGGTTGAAATCGCTGTTCCAGAGCAGCCTATTCACATTCAGCACTACTTGCGTCAGCCTCAACGTCTGGTTAAGGCTTTGGCTGACAACACCCGAACTCAGCAGCTTTCTGAGGAAGTATTTCGCTTGAAAATGCGTCCGCTCACTTTTATGTCATTAAGCATTCAACCGACTGTAGACATGAGAGTTTGGGCAGAATCAAATGGAATAATTTATTTGCGATCGCTAGGCTGTGAAATCCTGGGTTTCGAGTATATTAACCAGCGCTTTGCCCTTAATTTAAAAGGGCATTTGTCTCCCAAAGAGTTTAGCACTGGCACTCGTCTGCAAGGAAGGGCTGATTTAGAAGTGCTGGTGGATTTACCACCGCCATTTTCCTTTACTCCTAAGCCAATTTTAGAAGCTACTGGTAATGGTTTGCTCAAAAGCGTGCTGTTGTCGGTTAAGCAAAGGTTATTAAATCAACTTTTGACTGATTATCGCTACTGGGTGATATCACAAACTAAAGATAGAAGACTTGACAGTGACAGTACCGAATTGCCAATCTTGAATGCTGAGTAA
- the tuf gene encoding elongation factor Tu, translated as MARAKFERNKPHINIGTVGHVDHGKTTLTAAITMTLAAMGQAVAKGYDQIDNAPEEKARGITINTAHVEYETASRHYAHVDCPGHADYVKNMITGAAQMDGGILVVAATDGPMPQTREHILLAKQVGVPSLVVFLNKEDLMDDPELLELVELELRELLSSYDFPGDDIPIIKGSGLQALEAMTKNPKTQRGENPWVDKIYELMDAVDSYIPTPERDVDKPFLMAVEDVFSITGRGTVATGRIERGVVKVGDNVELVGIRDTRATTVTGIEMFKKSLDQGMAGDNAGVLLRGIQKADIERGMVIAKPGSIKPHNEFEGEVYVLTEKEGGRKTPFFAGYRPQFYVRTTDVTGTIKAYTSDEGKEVEMVMPGDRIKMTVELINAIAIEQGMRFAIREGGRTIGAGVVSKIIK; from the coding sequence ATGGCACGCGCAAAGTTTGAAAGAAATAAGCCCCACATCAATATCGGTACAGTTGGCCACGTTGACCACGGTAAAACTACCTTGACAGCAGCCATTACCATGACCTTGGCAGCTATGGGTCAGGCTGTAGCTAAGGGCTACGACCAAATTGATAATGCCCCAGAAGAAAAGGCACGGGGTATTACCATTAATACCGCTCACGTAGAGTATGAGACTGCAAGTCGGCACTATGCTCACGTAGACTGTCCAGGACACGCTGACTATGTGAAGAACATGATCACCGGTGCTGCCCAAATGGACGGAGGTATCCTCGTAGTTGCTGCTACCGATGGCCCTATGCCCCAAACCCGCGAACACATCCTGTTAGCAAAACAGGTAGGCGTTCCCAGTCTAGTTGTCTTCTTGAACAAAGAAGATTTGATGGATGACCCAGAACTCTTGGAACTAGTAGAACTAGAACTGAGAGAACTGCTTTCCAGCTACGATTTCCCTGGTGACGACATCCCCATTATCAAAGGATCTGGTCTGCAAGCTCTAGAAGCAATGACCAAAAATCCTAAGACCCAACGCGGTGAAAATCCTTGGGTAGACAAAATCTACGAATTGATGGATGCTGTAGATTCTTACATCCCCACTCCTGAGCGGGATGTTGATAAACCCTTCCTGATGGCTGTAGAAGACGTGTTCTCAATTACAGGTCGTGGTACTGTCGCCACCGGTCGGATTGAGCGGGGTGTAGTCAAAGTTGGCGATAACGTTGAACTAGTGGGTATCAGAGATACTCGCGCCACTACCGTAACTGGGATTGAGATGTTCAAGAAGAGTCTCGACCAAGGTATGGCTGGGGATAACGCTGGTGTACTACTCCGGGGTATCCAGAAGGCTGATATTGAACGGGGTATGGTCATCGCCAAACCTGGTTCGATTAAACCTCACAATGAATTTGAAGGTGAGGTGTATGTCTTAACAGAAAAAGAAGGTGGTCGTAAGACTCCATTTTTCGCTGGCTACCGTCCACAGTTCTACGTGCGGACAACTGATGTAACTGGTACCATCAAAGCCTACACCTCCGATGAAGGCAAAGAAGTAGAAATGGTGATGCCAGGCGATCGCATCAAGATGACAGTAGAATTGATCAACGCGATCGCGATTGAACAAGGAATGCGCTTCGCTATCCGCGAAGGTGGACGTACCATCGGTGCTGGTGTCGTCTCCAAAATCATCAAGTAG
- the pheA gene encoding prephenate dehydratase: MTLSIAHLGPPGTYAEQAAVLYVNWLTKSTGDKATLSPYPTISQSLHAVADGQAHLAVVPVENSIEGSVTTTLDTLWQLDSLRIQLALVLPIVHTLISCASGLDKIKTVYSHPQALAQCQGWLERFLPTVQIIPRNSTTEALQRLEQETTTAAIASSRAAQLYNLPILATGINDYPENCTRFWVVSQGEADAGYQTSKVPTSHTSLAFSMPANTPGALVKPLQIFAQLGINLSRIESRPTKRSLGEYLFFMDLEADVKEAQMQSALAELTIHTEILKIIGAYNVLPIGAFT, encoded by the coding sequence ATGACTCTATCGATCGCACATTTAGGGCCTCCCGGCACTTACGCAGAACAAGCAGCTGTTCTGTATGTCAACTGGTTGACTAAAAGTACGGGAGATAAAGCTACCTTATCTCCCTATCCCACCATCTCACAGTCACTGCACGCCGTTGCTGATGGTCAAGCTCACCTGGCTGTTGTGCCAGTAGAAAATTCTATTGAAGGGAGTGTTACCACAACACTGGATACACTGTGGCAGTTAGACAGCTTGCGAATTCAGTTGGCTTTGGTATTACCCATTGTCCATACCTTAATTTCCTGCGCCTCTGGCTTAGATAAGATTAAAACTGTTTACTCTCACCCGCAAGCTTTGGCACAATGTCAGGGATGGTTAGAGCGGTTTCTCCCGACTGTACAGATTATTCCCAGGAATTCTACAACCGAAGCACTACAGCGATTGGAGCAAGAGACAACAACAGCAGCGATCGCTTCTAGTAGAGCAGCTCAACTCTACAACCTGCCGATACTTGCCACTGGTATTAACGACTATCCAGAAAACTGTACTCGTTTTTGGGTAGTAAGTCAGGGTGAAGCAGATGCTGGATACCAGACATCAAAAGTTCCTACTAGTCACACATCGCTAGCTTTTAGTATGCCTGCTAACACACCTGGAGCATTAGTCAAACCTTTGCAAATCTTTGCTCAACTAGGAATTAACCTCAGCCGGATTGAATCTCGTCCGACGAAGCGATCGCTAGGCGAATATTTGTTTTTCATGGATTTAGAAGCAGATGTCAAGGAAGCACAAATGCAATCTGCTTTAGCAGAATTAACTATTCACACAGAGATTTTAAAAATTATTGGCGCTTACAATGTTTTGCCGATCGGCGCTTTTACTTGA
- the rpsL gene encoding 30S ribosomal protein S12, with protein sequence MPTIQQLIRNEREQARQKTKSPALKQCPQRRGVCTRVYTTTPKKPNSALRKVARVRLTSGFEVTAYIPGIGHNLQEHSVVMIRGGRVKDLPGVRYHIIRGTLDTAGVKDRKQGRSKYGTKRPKEAKK encoded by the coding sequence ATGCCAACAATACAGCAGCTAATACGTAATGAGCGCGAGCAAGCGCGTCAGAAAACCAAGTCCCCGGCTCTGAAACAATGCCCTCAACGTCGGGGAGTTTGTACCAGAGTATACACGACCACACCCAAGAAGCCTAACTCAGCTCTACGCAAAGTAGCAAGAGTCAGACTGACATCTGGATTTGAAGTTACAGCTTACATTCCAGGTATTGGTCACAACTTACAAGAACACTCAGTTGTGATGATTCGTGGTGGTCGGGTTAAGGATCTACCAGGCGTGAGATACCACATTATCCGTGGCACCCTAGATACAGCCGGAGTTAAAGACCGTAAACAAGGGCGTTCCAAGTATGGAACCAAGCGTCCGAAAGAAGCGAAAAAATAG